tcaaacttttataaacctgatttgtcgtatgcttggtgaccgccagtcgccctgtaagggccgtcttgttgtattggtctgtggaACATTCCTGACGTTGGGAACATTCCTGATAATGCGAATGTTCCTGATATAGATAGCTTTCCTGATGTAGGGGAGGTTAAGGATCAGGAGATAGATAATGAAAGTGAAGATGAAGGGGAGAGGAGGAAAAGGAGCAGTGGTGCCGATTGGGATAAGGGGTCAAAGGTAAGTGAAATAAACTGGCGTGAAAAAGAACTCAGCATAAAAAAGTACTTGACTTCTTTGAAACAGTACCTAATCTCCAGAAAATTGAGAGCTAGTAAAAACAAGGTTGCTACACATGTCATTTATTGCAATAATGTTTTAGAAATATCCGCTCATTTGACTCTCTATTGCGTCGTACAAACGTGCATTCCATAAAATGTTTATCGCTTTTTAAACGCGATATTACTTAAAAAGTGAATTTGCGAATAGATTCTGACATAATAGACGTGACAAgagcaaaaataattgatagcTCAAAACGTTGATAAGGAACCAAACGATTTCGTACTTGACAGTTTATATCTATAACAATAAATACTACTTTTAAATTTGTTCACCAGGGAGCAAACCGCCGCGTCCAGACAGCGGACACGATCCTCAACATCCGCGGTGCGTTGCGCGATGCGATCGGCGATGCGGGAGCCGCTCCCGGTCCGCGCGCGTCCTCGCGCGTCGACGCGTTTGTGATCCGACCGGCCGCGCCAGCGCCGCAGCCGCAAGCGCAGGCTAGACAGGCGCCGAGGGTCCAGCCTTCGACGACCCAGGTATCGTCATTATAACAGTTACCTCATGAAGATAACGCTCCGGGCCCGCACGCGTCATCACATGTCCACATGTGATCCGATCGGCCGCACCAGCGCCGCAGCCGCAAGCGCAGGCTAGGCAGGCGCCGAGGATCCAACATTACACTACCCAGGCATCACGAATACTCAAATAATAGTTTAAAGTAGTTTGTTGAACCATGATCTTAATCAGGTTATGGCTTATGGGCAGAGGTCGGACAAATGGGCGACATTACTCGCAAGAACATGGACATGAATCAAAAGTTTGATTGTCCGAGTGATGTCCGACCTCTGATAATAATGGAGccttaaaaatgaaattttcattACATTTTGTTTTGCAGTCAAAACATCGGGAACTGCTGGTGGAACCACACGCCCGCGCGCGGATTCCGTGCGAGCTGGCCAACATCACGGACCTGCGATGGTACCGAGACAGTGAGGTAAGTTACGTtgctcatcatcctccttgcgttatcctcctctcatgggagcctggggtcagctttgacaactaatcctaagatttggcgtaggcactacgaaagcgactgccatctgaccttccaagccgaagggtaactaggccttattgggattaattcggtttcttcacgatgttttccttcaccgaaaagcgactgctattaaatatcaaataacatttcgcacatatgacATAAGttaagaaaaactcattgatacgagccgggattcgaacctgcgaTCCCCGGATTGAAAATCGAACGTTCTTACCGCAAGGCCACCAGCACCAGTtgatacaaatttaaaataatatctcTGTTTGGTAAATTGATACTTTCGTATCAATTTACCAAacagagcagagcccaactggggtagtacctccgccttacagaagaccgcagccaaatagcactagaccctactcatagtgttgtgttcctgccggtgagtaaggctgccagagctcaacaagggtgcggtgtgctgatgacgggaggacttacggaactaacttgttccgtctattgtccgtcgtccgtcggcaacccgaaccctccttagaacttgtacattcctttttgctgtgtacttaacacagcaaaagggagtgtacaagtttctaatagggtggcaacgcgcttgtgacactgtttgagttgcaggcgtccataggttacggtgaccgctttacattaggcgggccgtatacttgtttgccaccgacgtagtataaaaaaaaaaaaaaccaaacagAGTCATAAGATTGCATCTTCTTTGTGCTCATTTCGAcccattttgatattttttcttataattttggAGACATTTTGCACTCTTTCTGCCTTTCTAGGATATCGTTTTGGGGTATCAGTCGTCTCCTTAAAACCATCCCTTTTCTTAGATAATCTTTTGTAATGCGGGttgcaaaggaatggaatgcgctcccaccatcggtgttcccagaaaaatatgACCTCAGTCTCTTTAAAATAAGagtgaatcggtgagctccatcttagactctgtcttcacttcccatcaggtgtgactagggtcaatcgccgatcagtccataataaaaaaaaatattcaagaaTTTTTTTGACCATTTACATGTATCAAATGTTGGAAGtttgtggcctatttcacaacagtgacaattgtcaccCGACAGTGACGCTTCGCCTTCCGCTTCAAGATTGTTATTTCTCTGTCCACACATTGCGACTATACTTCCAACTTCACTTCATGTGTTTGTTTATCAGCTGGTGAACCTGCCTACATCCGCGCGAGGTGGCGAAGCGATGTGGGCGGAGCCGGGCGGCGCGGTTATAGCACGGGCGACGCGGAGTGACGCGGCTGTGTGGCGCTGTGAAGGAAGAGACGCCAGTGGGAACAAGGTTTCGGGGAAGCCGACGGAGCTACTGGTCTATGGTAAGATTTCTAAATAACTTGTTTCCCAATAATTTCAGGGTTTCATAAGTTTGTTGGAGCATAATAATTTGCGGGGATACGATGGACAGCTGTCTATTATTTGTCACCATAATATGACAAGTGACCAATACACGAGTATGATACAGCCACATTTGATGTTATACccctaataaatatttagagtACTTAAATGAAAAACATTTTATCCTAGAATACTCAAGGACCTAAAAGATTTTTATAGTTTGTAAAGTAGTGGTAAGAAATCGAAatcacctccaacacttctggtgtttcgggtgtccatgggcggcagtgaccGCTTAACATCAGGcgacctatctgctcgtttgcctcctatcctatAAAAAAATCACCGATATCACAAGATCTACTCTTTCACTCTTGCTAATAGCAAGAGAGTCATTTTCCAATTTCACTTTTTTGTAAAATTGTCTATACAGTTAATATATTTGGGAGTAACCATGGTAACCATGGTAAGTACCAATAATGGATTGTGATAGCAAAGACCTAATGATTGTTTTCGGTACAGAACCAGTTCGCTCGCTATACCTGGCCGTGGACGGTCGTCGACTCGACGCAGGCAACACGTGGGTGCCCGTCAGAGACAAGATGGTGCTGGAAGTACGCTGTGTGGCTGAAGGTAATGATCACTATATCTGGCACAGAAccctattttttaataattttacaaaattttaacctCGAAAAATTTTAACCTTAAGAACGCTCCCCACTAATTCTGCcaaataataaaactaaatcggttcattcgttcggaaGCTAGGATACCACAGACtggcagacaggcagacagacggaCACTTATGAAACGTCCGTTATATCGGTACTACTAATTTTAATGTTCATGAAGGAGAACGACAAAAAACACGCTTCTTATAGGGCTTGAACCAGCATCCATACTaactcataaaaaaataaggacGTTCTGACAGAGCTTCTGTCGCTCAAATATTTTAAGAACTTTGGACGAATTCCAGCGTGTAAGGGGTTCAAGGGTGTCttgccggaagcgtaaatttttcgtTCATTATAACCTTTGTACAAATATTTGACAGCTGATGTACAAAATCCTCAACCGAGATTATTTTACAGGAGGTGTACCAGCACCTGAGTTGTCGTGGAAGTTGCTAGCACTGGAGCCGGCGCTGGATCATAGGCCGTACTTGCGGACCAAGCCTGCTAACTATTCACgaggtaataaaataatacatatatttcaagATTTTCGGCGCTTTCACTTTTTACTTCTGACTGATAGCCGTTGCCGCTAGTTGACGCAATGACCCAACATTAGCCTttgcctccaacacaagagcatgCCACTTAACCCAGACCTAGCAGAGGCTTGAGTAGTATCGAGCCAGCTTTTGCCGATGCCGCAGTCTATCATAGAGCTCTACTTTCACTTTACTATTCGTATTGGAGCATATGGAAGAATTTCGACATCGAATAAGTAGTCAAACcaaatatattgggttggtaagaaagtaatgagcgatcgattgaaatccacataaaatttttgagagagttctagaatcttctatggtcgaaagtatataaagggcgagtcgcacagtttctcgtcagtcattcactagctgtcgccgagctaatataaggaagaaaatggacgaattaaaagtgcatgtaaggcattgcttactatatgaatttcagtctggccattcagccgccgaagcagtgcgtaatatatgtcagcgtgttgctcctgaagttgtgtctgaggccacggcgaaacgatggttccagcggtttcgtagtggcgacttttcattatcagatcaacctaagtctggtcgaccggtaaagattgatgtagccaaattaaaaaccttaattgaaggagatccgaggctaacgagtcgtactcttgctaccgagttaggctgctctcatgtcaccatagaaacacatttacacgagttgggaaaaaactacaaatacagtgtttggataccgcacgaacttgatagagatcaactaaaccgccgtgccgatatctgcatacaacttctgtcttttcgccgcacattcaactggttggaccatcttatcactggagatggaaaatggttcttatatataaatcacacacgcaaacgtcagtggctagctcctaacgaaaaaggaatagaggcaccaaaaacagagcctcacccgaaaaaagttatgctgtccgtttggtgggatattcatggtaattattcactgggaactcctaccaagtggaatgactgttaccgcatcagtatactgtaatcagcttgaaaatttaaaccaaaaaatctgtcagaatcgtccacagcatgctaaagtttttttcttacacgacaatgctcgcccgcacattgcaaaagtgactcggctaaagctattggagctaggttggaaagtgatacctcatccaccgtactctccagacttggcacctacggattacgcattgttcagatcgctaagcaatgccttgaatgaaaaaaagttcgatgatcaagcccatctacgacagtacatagctgagtttttttaatctaaacctaagaacttcttcgccgatgctattcattctttaccagaacgatggagacaagtagtagataacgaaggccgttatatttttgataaatgattaaaataataaattaaataaaaattacaatattggttatgattcgctcattactttcttaccaacccaataggtGAAACCAATGCGCAATGTCTTtacaagaattttttttttctgtcccACAGAGGGCGTGACGTGGTCCGGGGCGTCAGTGACAGCGGCGCGTGAGTTACACAACGCCAGTCTCCAGTGTGACGCCAAACAACGCCGACCTCCCGCTTCAGACGAATCCGAAACTCCGCCGGCGATACATTCCACTAAACTTGAGATTCACGTCACTTGTGAGTAGCCTGATAGTTTCTTCAACTGTGACAGTGCCAGTTCAAACAACGATGAACTCCTTCTTCAGATGAGAAAGCTCGCTAGCTATACATTCCACTAAACTTGAGATTCACGTCACTTGTGAGTAGCCTGATAGTGTCTTCAACTGTGACAGTGCGAGTCCAAACAACGATGGCCTCCCGCTATAGATGAGGCCGACAGTCCGCCGGCGATAGATTCCACTAAACATGAGATTCATGTGACTCGTGAGTAGCCTGATTGTCTCTTGTTTCAACTGTATCAGTGCGAGGTCAAACAACACCCAGCCTCCCGCTTCAGATGAGGCCGAAATTCTGCCAGCGATATATTCCACTAAACTTGAGATTCATGTCACTTGTGAGTTGCGTTATAGCCCTATCCTTACCTCTCCAGTCAGTTTCAGTAAAAAGTCAAACAAGAAGACTGGGGCCACACACCATACAAGAGACAAAAGGCCTGCGTGCTGGTTTAATGGTTTCTAGGTTTAGTTTCTGGTTCAACGATTGTTGGAGATTTCGGGCTTACTTTTGAGGCGATATTTCAGTAGCAGTGTTTTTgtgccaattttcagtattacATTTGTAGCCAGTCTGTAAAGAAATTTGAATGAGCTGTTTTTCTGACAGACCCACCATCATTCGTGATCTCCCGCTGGCCTGGCTTCGGCGTGGCGCTCTGGGCTGGAGGCGCCGCCGCACTACGATGTGACGTGGACGCGAACCCACCAGCTAGGGCTTGGTGGAGGCGGGACGACGCTCCTCCTGACAGGTAAGGTATCAGGTTAGAAGGACCAAAAATACCATCATAATCGGATGATGATTCCAAGATTCAAGGAGGATTCCTTGCGTAATCCCCATTAGCcgcgactcatgggagcctggggttcgcttgtgacaactaatcccaagatttggcgtaggctctagttttacgaaagcgactgccatctgaccttctaaccctaAAGGTAACTAGTgccttataaataattaatttattaataatatcattcATATTACATGTGATTCATTATTCAgtagtattataattataaattatgcttatagtaaaaaaaaatatttattcaattaataaACGCGAAAAATCTAGGACTAATCATTGATGGAGAATTGCGTTATATAGAacatgtaaatataaatattcggAATGCATTCTACAGACTTAAGGTGCTATACAATATCCGCAAATATCTATCGGTTAAAGCCAGGGAAATTCTAGTAGAGTCACTAGTTCTCTCACTGTTCAACTATGCCGACATTGTTTATGGACCGAGACTACTAGCTATAACAAAGAAGGCCATACAGCGGGTGCAGAACGCATGTGCTCGATTCTGCTATACAGTTCCATGCAGATCACACATCACTCCATTTCTTAACAAATACAATGTTCTGAACATGGAAAATCGAAGACGACTGCATTTGGCTTGCGCCGTTCGGAAAGTGTTAGACCTTGAAAAACCTCGTTATCTGTTTGATAAACTGAAATGGGTAAACGATACGCGCTTAAGGTCGCTCAGAAAATGCACGAAACTATTAACCCCACTTCACAAAACTGCAGCTTTCAGAAGGAGTTTTAAATTTGCCGCCAGTAAGGTCTGGAATGACCTTCCACCCCCATTGCGAGAACCGTCAgcatttttaaaatacaaacaatTAGTTCGAACACATTTCTTAAATATCCAAAGTAAATTGTAAACtccaattattatttaattatttatttatctattaattTACTCATTGGTACCTTTTTCCgtcttatttatctatttatatatttatcttcTCTATGTAATGTCAAGACACAATTAAGTACGCTATTACACACACATTACACCACATACACTACACATACAAACACCACGTACCCCAAAAAGCACAGAAAACCCTACTTTACACATGTTAGCAACGACCGTCCCCACCCCGTCCGGGACCAGTCTGAAAACCAGCGCAGAGCCATTGGCGCTGCACACGCTGAGACTGGGACCCTTTGCCTCATCAAATATACTTGTATAGGTTAACAATAGTTCTTACGTTAAGTTAATAAGTttaagtttgttttgtttgttatctTACTTTGTTTGTTATTCTTTCCTTTAAACTGTATAATGTAATGTTTTGTATACTTAGTATTAAGATGtggcaataaagattattttatttttttatttttaattaaaagttaatacaataaatccttaattactaacaattacacataattctaccaactaaataaattaactGGTAGACTGCGGAAAAGatacgattattattatttttgacatcttttatattttttacctgtggtctgacaataaatcatttcatttcatttcatttcatttaaaaattacaaataatactaggaataacctaacctacttactAACTAAATCCACTCCGAGTCCCTCCCGACGCAAAGGAGTCCAACACGCTCGCCGCGTTGCCACGTTGAACCGCGATgtgccttattggaattagtccagtagAAGCTGAATTAGCTGACACAGTTATAATAATTTTTTGCAGTGCACCTCCGCAAGGTGGCGCCGAGCGTGGGTCTTCAGCGTCACTCCGCTGGCCAGCGCTGTCAGCTCAGCATGGGGGCTGGTACCGTTGCAGAGCGTCATGGCTTGACCAGGAGTATTCTTCCATTGGCTACTATTTGAATGTGCTGTGTAAGAATTTTTTTGTATATTCCGTCGGGCATCAGATTTCTCAATAAATTCACATTGTGCGGCACATAACCCCTGTTACATAATATTGTACATCAGCAATGAAGATTAGTATTGCTTTGTCCAGAATTTTATTTTGAAAGTCATCACCTAATGCGAGGAATGGATTTTCATTGTTATACGGGGTTCTAACAGGAAATAGATAGGATTTTTTAATGTGATAATAATCAAACTGGTAAATGATCTACTTGATGATTGGAAACGGTAATCGTCACCCATGTACTatcggcaacactgttagctgtacatttgtaatccttatacATAAAGTGTACCAATGGTTAGTTAAAAGTGTTGCTAACAGCATCGTTCATCAGGACAAAGTTGGCAAGTAGTTGGtggttatacatacatacataatcgcGAATAcaccataaaggggtaggcagagcatatgaattactaaagtttcagtgccactcttggcaagaaCGGGTTGACAAAAATCGAAATTGTGCCatcgcagtgacaggttgccagcttctcgcctgacgctacaatttaacccatatcccacagttgacttctacgacacccacgggaagaaagggggtggtgaaattcttaactcgtcaccacacggggagaGGGTGGTTACACATAAGtcaaataagtaattaaaaagCTTATTTCTCAGCAGCCCCTGACGAATCATCGTCCGTGTCATCAAGTGCCAACACAGAGGGTCAGAAACCCGAAGAACCCGAGGAGGAAGAGGTTGACCATCAGAAGGTCGATGTGCCGTTGGGAGGAAGTGTTCAGCTGCACTGTCCTAAAGGTAAGGCTTttatttcttcttcttcttcttcttcaggtGCCATATCCTCTTCGGATTTCGGCTACCACAGTGCGGAACTCTCTATTTGCAGTTTTTCTGCCTAGCGCGGTAGCGTGTATTCCCATCCAGCTTCTAACGTTATCCATCcagattatttttctttttcctcTGCCCCTTTGCCTTCGATTATTCCCTCTATTATGCCTTTAACAATTTTGTATTTGTCATGTCTATATACTCGTACATGTCCAAAATAAGTTGCTTTCCTTTTCATTATTGAAAGTACTaattctttttttctttttcattcTTTTAAGTACTTCTTGATTAGTAACGTTCTTTATTTTGCCAAGTTATCTTAAACATGCGTCTATCTACGAGTATTTCAACGATATGaagtctaccgatggttagttaaGGGTGTTGGTGTATATCTTTAAGATGACttaactatattttattttgttaatgcaGGCAGCGTAGGCTGCTGGTGGCGTCGCGTGCTCGGGAATGCGTCTGAAGGCGCGTGGGCCCCGGCCGGCTCACATAATGCACACGGCGTGCTTGGTAAGTCGACTTACCAAAtgacttacaaaaaaattaaggaTTTCGATGTGGATAGAATAATCGTCATCAATCCGTTTGGTTCACAGCGAGTGCTCTGGCCTctaatacaaaattaaataaagcaTGTGTGATTATAGCCAACGATCAGTGTTTCCTgacaccacagaatatatatagtacaagtacagaaggctcactcctttgatgtttacaATAACAATCGGACCCCACACGAGCAGTCGACGTTGAATTCTATTacaccgcgcgaaggtcgtcaccactgaatgggccgcgaactcgcgcccgccggtatgtacttgtagctcggcgataGAATCACGGAGTGAGCTGCCTCTGCTGACACCAAAATTTAGAAATTTTTCATGAAATCATGAGAAATTCTGATGATTATGTATGGAACACATTTCTTCTGCTCCCTGAGCTCTGTACTTTTGTCTATCTTAAAAACTTGTCCTTGTTTAATATTTCTCTGCTATTCTTCCGGATCGAAGCAGCAACTACTTACTTAATTATAGAATCTATTGTACAGGGATCAAAGAGGCGTTATACCAGGAAGGAGGCGAGTATCGTTGCGTCGGAGCGCGCGGTTCGGACCTCGCGCGGTTACAAGAGCTGAAGCGAGTCACGCTGAGGGTCACCGGTAAGAATATTCAAGAACATACACTATATTCAAGAATATACATTCAAGAATATACACTCGTGCAACGTGGCCTTCTCAAGTTGTCATCATAACATTTAACGCGCAGGTGGAAGACACACACGTTCGTCATTGTTGAGGCCTATTGCATCCGTAGTCCACAactggtctcaccggaagatcagcgctgacttTATGGTTAACCTAAAACTTTGTATCGTTATGTTTACCTACGAATGAATGATTTGTACTGAGTTCGATAAAATATATTTCACGAATTCTAGTAATGAAAATGAATGTATCAGGTGCCGCGACAGCCCGCGCTGTGTCAGCAACAGCGGTAGCTGGTGGTGGCTGGAGGCTCGAGTGCGGGGCTTGCGGCCGAGCGCTGCGAGTCCTATGGCTGCTACGAGGAAGGGCTGTCCCAGCAGCGTTGACACCAGACCTACCGCAGCACTGCTGGAGAACTGTGCTGCACGTGACTGACCCTGATGAGGTGAGCAAAAGTTTCTAGAGGCTTGAAGGCCGAGCTCTGCAACTCCTGTAGCTACTTCAAGGCAGGATTATACCAGTGGCCCTGAATCCAGACTTGCCTCAGTACTTCTGGAGAACGGCGCTGCACGTAACTGATCCTGAGGTTGACGctgcgtcttgcgtgagcgacgaacccgcgacggcgacgcgatgcgatgcgatgcgacgaaatcaaaccttctatctctatggacttgtcttaggtgggcgacggaacgcgacggcgatgcgacgcgacgaactagcgatgaacatgcgaatgttaagcgacgcgatgcgacgcgatgcgatcaaaccgctatgttcatatgggagtgtcttgcgtaagcgacggcccgcgacggcgatgcgacgcgatgcgatggcgatgggcgcgcgatcaagctatttgatttttagaagcaaattccatacgtagagaggtcggactagagaaataacgattgattactagtctcacatttcattctttatattttcttataataaaaattcaaaatattcaaattaacataagttgaccaaaggagtaatgtgcctaaaaagtaaggaaattacaacttttgtaacttgtattgacagcctttgattatgtgcacggtgatacgagattgtctgcgtaaaatattaaaatttaagtgtgaactaaaaatatgaaacactagtgcgatgaccttacgatatatgtactagcacttgactttggtgaataggatcacaaaattaactagttattacaacgggctcgtagcctagcggtttcgacgtctggacgccgcgccagcggtgtgagttcgaacctcgtctgaggcgtgcttttgcagttttatttttgtttctttta
This is a stretch of genomic DNA from Leguminivora glycinivorella isolate SPB_JAAS2020 chromosome 20, LegGlyc_1.1, whole genome shotgun sequence. It encodes these proteins:
- the LOC125237115 gene encoding basement membrane-specific heparan sulfate proteoglycan core protein yields the protein MWAEPGGAVIARATRSDAAVWRCEGRDASGNKVSGKPTELLVYEPVRSLYLAVDGRRLDAGNTWVPVRDKMVLEVRCVAEGGVPAPELSWKLLALEPALDHRPYLRTKPANYSREGVTWSGASVTAARELHNASLQCDAKQRRPPASDESETPPAIHSTKLEIHVTYPPSFVISRWPGFGVALWAGGAAALRCDVDANPPARAWWRRDDAPPDSAPPQGGAERGSSASLRWPALSAQHGGWYRCRASWLDQEYSSIGYYLNVLSPDESSSVSSSANTEGQKPEEPEEEEVDHQKVDVPLGGSVQLHCPKGSVGCWWRRVLGNASEGAWAPAGSHNAHGVLGIKEALYQEGGEYRCVGARGSDLARLQELKRVTLRVTGAATARAVSATAVAGGGWRLECGACGRALRVLWLLRGRAVPAALTPDLPQHCWRTVLHVTDPDEVWCVAGGAGGGAVAVFPPRAPAPARQTVRALHGASTVYHASLTLLMMAVALLLQN